The segment GTGTGAAAAAAGGGCGAGGTGAGCGCCTTAAAGAGGATCCGAAGCTATTCAGTGGCTTGGTTTGGTCTGGTGAGCAAGCGGTATCGCTTGGCTTGATTGATGGTTTAGGTAGTACCAGCTATGTGGCTAGAGAAATCATTGGTGTTGAAGAGTTAGTTGACTTTACACCTCAGGAAAACCCTCTAGAGCGCTTTGCTAAACAGCTGGGTACCAGTATTGGTGTTGGTATCAGTCAGTCACTTGGCGTTAACAGCACCATTAAGCTGCAATAGCACAAGCAAAAGCTACGTAATAATAGGAAGGCTGATCAGCCTTCCTATTTCCTCTATAGCTACAACGCCTCTTTAAAGCACTTTTACTCCCATCCTTTCTAGCATGTTTACTAGCTTGATCAGTGGAAGTCCAACTAAACTGTTTGGGTCGTCAGTTTCCAGTTTGGAAAATAAAGCAATACCTAGCGACTCACACTTAAAACTACCTGCACAATCGAAAGGTTGGTCGATTTGTAAATACCGATTAATAGCCTGGTCTGTTAGCACCTTGAATATAACTTTGGTTTGTGAGGTTGCATAAAGGTGCTCGTTAGTCTTGCAATTCCAAACGCATAGCCCTGTATAAAAAATAACGGTATTACCACTACTGGCTCTTAGCTGCTGCTGGGCATTTTGAAAGTTACCTGGCTTGCCTAAGAGTTGGTCTTTAAGGCTGGCTACCTGATCAGAGCTGATAATCAAATGACAGGTACCTTCATAATGTTTGGCAACTGCAGCTGCTTTGGCAATGGTCAGGCGCTTTGCTATTTGCTCTGGTAGCTCATTAATCAGCGGCTTTTCATCAATATCAGGTGACCTGCATAGGAAAGCGAGCTGTAGTTTGCTTAATAATGCTTTGCGGTAGGGTGAGCTGGACGCTAGGATTAGTTGAAAATCAGTCATTTGCAGTATTAATAGTTAGCAGCTTAACTTTAGTGACGTTAGATAATAATGCGCATTAGCTGTTTGCACCAGAATCGGCAATAAACCCTTTGACAGCTACCACTACTATGCCTATTATTGCGCGCTTATGTTAGAAGGTCATTTACCCAAAATAGTTGATCCCCGACGACTGGCTAAGCAAAGTGTCAGCTTAAAGGGGCGTTGGCCTGTTGCTGATCTTGAGCAGTTAGCAAATTACCTTACCAATACTGAAGGTGAGGTTGAGGCTGATTTGAATTTTTCTCAAGATGCAGAAGGTCACTTTGTTATTTCTGGGCAGCTGACTGCCCAAGTGCAGATGACCTGCCAGCGTTGCTTAGAGCCTGTCTCACTAAGTGTAACGAGCGATATCCTGCTGGCTGTTGTCTGGAGTGATGAATCCGGCAAGCAATTGCCTGATAATCTGGATCCGATCGTGGTTGCTGATGAACACCTTTCATTAGCCAGGTTGATAGATGAAGAACTTATTCTAAATCTACCAATTGTACCTGCTCACGAGGACCCAGTTTGCCAGCCGCAAATGGAGTGGTTAGACCCTGATGCTGAAGATGACTCAGCAGTATCAGAGCAACCCAAAAACCCATTCGCAGTGTTGGCTTCCTTGAAAAAGTCGAAGACTTAAGGAGCTTTTCATGGCTGTTCAACAAAACCGTAAAACTCGGTCTAAGCGTGGTATGCGTCGTGCACACGATAGCTTGACGAGTGCTGCGTTAACTGTGGATGCTTCCACGGGTGAAACCCATCGTCGTCATCATGTTTCGCCAGATGGCTTTTACCGTGGTCGTAAAGTCGTAGCTAGCAAAGACGACGAGTAATCCTTGACCCAGTTAACGACCATTGCGCTTGACGTAATGGGTGGGGACCTGGGTCCCCGCAGCACTATAGTTGCTGCCGTTCAGTGGTTAAGCCTTCAGCCCAAACGTTCTTGTCAGCTTATCCTAGTGGGTGATCGCACCCTCATTCAACGTCATTTAACAGCCTTTCCTGATCAATCTACTCAATTTGATATTGTTCATGCCCCAGATGTTATTGGAATGGCTGATAAGCCAACCTGGGCATTGCGTGCCAAACCGAAAGCCTCCATGCGCCAGGCAATTGAGCTGGTTGCATCGGGTCAGGCAGATGCCTGTGTGAGTGCAGGTAATACGGGGGCTCTGATGGTGATTGGCCGGTATGTGCTAAAAACACTGCCTGGTATTGATCGGCCGGCAATAGTCAGTCGGTTACCTACTCGGAAGGGGGTAAGCTATCTACTGGATTTGGGAGCCAATGTCGATTGTCATTCAGAGCATCTGTATCAGTTTGCTGTGCTGGCAGCATTATTAGTCAAATGTTTACATAGCGTAGATTCTCCAACTATTGGCTTATTGAATGTAGGTAGTGAAGCGATTAAGGGAAATGAGCAAGTGCGGCTGGCGAGACAGCTGATTGAAAGCAATCCAAAGCTTAACTTTACAGGTTATGTTGAAGGCAACCAGCTGTTTCAGGGGCAGACTTCGGTTGTTGTTTGTGATGGTTTTGTTGGGAATGTGGCATTAAAAACCAGTGAAGGGTTGGCGGAATTTATTTTAGAGTCAATACAGGAAATGGCTGGGCCTTGGTTGCGGAACCCGCTAACCCGCTGGTTTACGAAACGCTTTTTTTACAAGCTACATCAGCAAATTGATCCCAGAATATACAATGGTGCTTGCTTGCTAGGCTTGCAAGGAACTGTGGTAAAAAGCCATGGTCATGCTGATAGTTTAGGTTTTAGCTGGGCAATTGAGCAGGCTTATCAGCAAGCCCAGCTTAAGTTACCTCAAGTGTTGAATGAAGCCCTAGAAGCTTGGCTCGAAATAGACTAAGTCAATACTTTATCAGTAAGTGTATTTTAAGCTTGCTAAGTTGTTAGCAGTGAGTATATCTACAGCACTTGTAGCGTAGTAACATCAGACAGGTGCGGTGTATAGCTGTTATTGGGTTTCAATTTTTTGTCATTACTGGGTTGTTAAATAAAACATAAGCAGTAATTTCACTGTTAAATAAGACACATTGTTTAGATTAATAATTTCTCAGATACTTTTTTGAATATTTCGCTTATAATGGCGGCTTTTTATTGACTGATAAGTCAGAGGATTGCAATTTACATGACGACACAATTTGCCTTTGCATTTCCCGGCCAGGGATCGCAACAAGTAGGTATGCTGTCAGCAATTGCTGCTGAGCAGTCAGTGATTCAGGAAACATTTGCTGAGGCATCTGCTGCGCTTGGCTATGATTTGTGGCAGCTGGTTCAACAAGGACCTGCTGAAGCACTGAATCAAACTGAGCAGACCCAACCAGCAATACTCACCGCTAGTGTGGCTTTATGGCGTTTATGGCAAGCAAAAACGGCAGCTACCCCTGCGCTGATGGCTGGACATAGCTTGGGAGAGTATTCGGCGCTGGTTTGTGCAGAGTCCCTGTCATTAGCTGATGCGGTTAAGCTGGTCAGGCTGAGAGGGCGCTTAATGCAGGAGGCTGTTGCTGAAGGGGAAGGTGCGATGGCTGCAGTGATCGGTCTTGATGATGAGGCAGTAGCAGAGGCATGTACTGAAACAGCTGGGCAGCAAGTAGTAGCACCTGTTAACTATAATTCTCCTGGCCAAGTTGTGATTGCTGGGCATCGTGAAGCTGTTGAACGTGCCATGGTTGTGGCAAAGGACAAAGGCGCTAAAAAAGTGATGCCTTTACCAGTCAGTGTGCCTTCCCACTGTTTGTTAATGAAGCCGGCTGCAGAGAAACTAGCTGAAGCACTAGCCGAAATTGATGTAAGTCAGCCCAAAATACCTGTATTGCAGAATGTGACTGCTGCAACAGCAAATACAGTAGAACAGCTTCGAGATAATTTAGTTAAGCAGTTATATAACCCTGTACTATGGGTAAATACTGTTCAGGCGATTGCTGATGCGGGTGTTGACACTATTTATGAGTGTGGCCCTGGTAAAGTGCTATCTGGCTTAAATAAGCGTATTAATCGTCGTTTAACGGTGGCTTCATTGGAGCAGCTTGAAGCACTTGAAGCGGCAGTGGCTGCGTTAAATGCCAATTAATTAGCTAAGTGCTAATTAATTAGTAGTTAGTTGAACTCATTTGATAATCGAGAGAAACAATGGATTTAACTGGAAAAGTCGCCCTGGTAACTGGGGCAAGCCGGGGTATTGGTCAAGCCATTGCTAAAGCGTTAGCTGAATCAGGCGCTACCGTTGCTGGAACGGCAACTTCTGAAAAAGGTGCTGAGGCTATTACCGCCTATTTAAAAGAGCTGGGTAATGGTGGTCAGGGCTTTGTTTTAGATGTAAGTGATGATGCTTCTGTTGAGCAAAGCTTGAAAAACATTGCTGATACATTGGGTGGTAACCCGTTAGTTGTGGTTAATAATGCCGGTATTACGCGTGACAATATATTAATGCGGATGAAAGCAGACGAGTGGGATTCAGTGATTAACACTAACCTCACTTCGCTGTACCGGGTGAGCAAAGCTTGCTTGAGAGCAATGACAAAAGCTCGTTGGGGGCGCATTATTAACGTCAGCTCTGTGGTAGGCTCCATGGGCAATGCAGGGCAAACTAATTATGCAGCTGCA is part of the Spartinivicinus poritis genome and harbors:
- a CDS encoding Maf family protein, with the translated sequence MTDFQLILASSSPYRKALLSKLQLAFLCRSPDIDEKPLINELPEQIAKRLTIAKAAAVAKHYEGTCHLIISSDQVASLKDQLLGKPGNFQNAQQQLRASSGNTVIFYTGLCVWNCKTNEHLYATSQTKVIFKVLTDQAINRYLQIDQPFDCAGSFKCESLGIALFSKLETDDPNSLVGLPLIKLVNMLERMGVKVL
- a CDS encoding YceD family protein, which encodes MLEGHLPKIVDPRRLAKQSVSLKGRWPVADLEQLANYLTNTEGEVEADLNFSQDAEGHFVISGQLTAQVQMTCQRCLEPVSLSVTSDILLAVVWSDESGKQLPDNLDPIVVADEHLSLARLIDEELILNLPIVPAHEDPVCQPQMEWLDPDAEDDSAVSEQPKNPFAVLASLKKSKT
- the rpmF gene encoding 50S ribosomal protein L32, which produces MAVQQNRKTRSKRGMRRAHDSLTSAALTVDASTGETHRRHHVSPDGFYRGRKVVASKDDE
- the plsX gene encoding phosphate acyltransferase PlsX, which translates into the protein MTQLTTIALDVMGGDLGPRSTIVAAVQWLSLQPKRSCQLILVGDRTLIQRHLTAFPDQSTQFDIVHAPDVIGMADKPTWALRAKPKASMRQAIELVASGQADACVSAGNTGALMVIGRYVLKTLPGIDRPAIVSRLPTRKGVSYLLDLGANVDCHSEHLYQFAVLAALLVKCLHSVDSPTIGLLNVGSEAIKGNEQVRLARQLIESNPKLNFTGYVEGNQLFQGQTSVVVCDGFVGNVALKTSEGLAEFILESIQEMAGPWLRNPLTRWFTKRFFYKLHQQIDPRIYNGACLLGLQGTVVKSHGHADSLGFSWAIEQAYQQAQLKLPQVLNEALEAWLEID
- the fabD gene encoding ACP S-malonyltransferase, yielding MTTQFAFAFPGQGSQQVGMLSAIAAEQSVIQETFAEASAALGYDLWQLVQQGPAEALNQTEQTQPAILTASVALWRLWQAKTAATPALMAGHSLGEYSALVCAESLSLADAVKLVRLRGRLMQEAVAEGEGAMAAVIGLDDEAVAEACTETAGQQVVAPVNYNSPGQVVIAGHREAVERAMVVAKDKGAKKVMPLPVSVPSHCLLMKPAAEKLAEALAEIDVSQPKIPVLQNVTAATANTVEQLRDNLVKQLYNPVLWVNTVQAIADAGVDTIYECGPGKVLSGLNKRINRRLTVASLEQLEALEAAVAALNAN
- the fabG gene encoding 3-oxoacyl-ACP reductase FabG encodes the protein MDLTGKVALVTGASRGIGQAIAKALAESGATVAGTATSEKGAEAITAYLKELGNGGQGFVLDVSDDASVEQSLKNIADTLGGNPLVVVNNAGITRDNILMRMKADEWDSVINTNLTSLYRVSKACLRAMTKARWGRIINVSSVVGSMGNAGQTNYAAAKAGLEGFTRSLARELGARNITVNAVAPGFIDTDMTRELPEAHKETLLGQIPLTRLGQPEEIAAAVKFLASEPAGYITGETLHVNGGMYMG